Genomic DNA from Methanofollis sp. W23:
ACGTACCCAGAAAAGGGAAGGGTTTCTACAGGGCCGAAATATTAACGGTCTTCGAAGGCCGTGCTCAGTCCATCAACGCCCGAAACCTTCGAACCGAGAGGTCGAGGTACTCCTGCTCCCGCTCGATCCCGAGGAACCGGCGGCCATGCATCACGGCCGCAAGCCCGGTCGTCGAACTCCCGGCAAAGGGATCGAGGACCAGGTCGCCTTCAAGAGAACTCGCCAGCACCACCCGCTCTAAGAGAGCGAGCGGCTTCTGGGTCGGATGCTTGCCCTGCTTCTTCTCTGAGGGCTTGGGGGCCGGGACCGACCAGACCGACCGCATCTGTTTGCCAGGCCTCTTGATGACATCGTACTCCCACTCGCCATACTTCATCTCGTCGTAATTGAACGTATGCCGTCCCTCGCCCTTCTTCGCCCAGATGAGAGTCTCGTGACTTGCGGTGAAGTAGCGGGTACTGAGATTGGGCGGGGCATTGGGTTTGTACCAACAGACATCATTGAGGATCT
This window encodes:
- a CDS encoding site-specific DNA-methyltransferase; its protein translation is MKRREPYFSCDGATLLHGDAVECMETIPEGSIDLIFADPPYNLSNGGFTCQGGKRAPVDKGAWDQSAGVEEDFAFHRRWIEACGRVLRDGGTIWISGTYHSIYACGFALQVLGFQILNDVCWYKPNAPPNLSTRYFTASHETLIWAKKGEGRHTFNYDEMKYGEWEYDVIKRPGKQMRSVWSVPAPKPSEKKQGKHPTQKPLALLERVVLASSLEGDLVLDPFAGSSTTGLAAVMHGRRFLGIEREQEYLDLSVRRFRALMD